The Oculatellaceae cyanobacterium genome segment CTGCGGATTTCATCCAGAAGGAAAAAGACATTGAGATGGGTAAAGACGACCTAGCTAACAAGCCAGATAACATCAAAGAAAAGATCGTTCAGGGTCGGATTGAAAAACGCCTGAAAGAGATGAGTTTGATGGATCAGCCTTACATCAAGGATCAAAATATCACTGTGGAAGAGTTAATTAAGCAAACTATTGCTCAACTCGGTGAAAATATTCAGGTGCGTCGCTTTGTCCGTTTTGTACTCGGTGAAGGCATTGAAAAGCAAGAAAGCAACTTTGCTGAAGAAGTAGCTGCTCAAATGGGTGCTAACCAGTAGATCGTAAATCACTGATTGAAGGCACTGTCTGGAGTGTCTGCTAAAAGACAGGTCAACTCAATGGGGAGACCTGTCTTTTTTTAACGCTATTCTAAAGTATGGTAGTACACTTGTATACCTTTAAGGGTTATGGCAGGAACACTGGAGCGAATTGAGAAAGACTTAGTAGTACTAGGGGAAGTTGTAGCAAGTTTGGCAGCGGAATTTTATAGTAGCTACTCCAGGTATTTGCCATCTCTGGGGCAAGCAGTACGGCAGCAACTAATTTTAGCTAGTTATCATATCTGTACACAGGGATATCCTGACGCATTTGTGAGCTTGCCGTTTTCAGGGCGGCAACAACTTCAGAAATCACTCAGGCAGATGGCAGAACAAGCTCAAACACAATTGCCTTTACTGGTAGAAAATATTTCCTCATCAGCAGGGCAGGAAAGTGAGATATCTGATTCTACAAATGCGATCGCCAACACTATTAATCTCAGCACAATCACTAACCCAGAACAACTAGGAAAATGGATCGAAAAATTAGAAGAAGCGATCGCGCAAACTCTCCAGCAACTCTCGCGTAGCAGCAATCGCTTATTACAACAATCTGGAATATTACCAAGTCAGCTACCCGAAGAAGTTCTAGAAGTTGCAGCCCAAGCTGGGGCATCTGGTGAAAATGTGCTTGGGCAACCTAATCTTTTAAACTTGGTGATGGAAACACAAAATCCCCAAGAACCAGAAAGCGCGAACATAACCCAAATCCTTGCTATTCGTCTGCGTTTATCTGAAATTGAGTTTGCTGATACCGCAGTAATGGCTAACCGTAACCAAATTCGCCACCTTTCATCCCGCTTAAGCACACTCAGGCGTGAGTATCACAAAAAACAGCGAGAACGCACTATTGCTGAAGCAGAAGCAGCATGGCGTAGCAGTTGGTTTGAAGAATAAACTTGTCTTGAAAGTAAAAATTCAGGAGTTTAAATAATTAGACTTCTTACTCTAAATTAATTATTCCATTTGTGTAGCCACAGGTTAGCTGCTTTGTACATCTGTGGTTAAATATCTAAAATTTGACTTATGCACTCTTAACAACCATGAATTTTACTGATAACAAACAATAAAAACTTCTCCTCCCTCCTCCCCCCTATCTCCTCCCTCCAATTGTTTATGACACAATCACCAGACTGGGTGCGATTACAAAAAGCTTTATCAGTGGAAGCTGAATATGGCTTCACTGATTTAGTAGGCAAACAATATCGCTTTAGTGAGTTTCTCTGCCTCAGCTTCGGTCAAACACCAACAGTAATAACTGCCTTGGAACGCCGCCGATGGCAAGAAATGGCTAGTCAATTTGCACGTTATCCTCAATTAACACTTTTAGAGAGACAACACCTAGTAGCAGAAGCTAGGCAATTTATCGAGCAAATCGAACAGGGAACCGCAGGCGCAGGGATGCAGGGGCGCAGAGGCGCAGGGGAGAAAATTTATAACGAACAATTAAAAACTCAGGTTAAACAGCCTCCTACAACTCCTATAGTTAAAACCAATCTAGAAGCAAATAGTGGATATTATCCTAGTCTTGACCAACCACTAACAAAAGTGGCAGAAATTGGGGTAAGAAAGGGCGGGTATCTCACAAAACTAAATTTATATACTGTTCGTGACCTACTTTTTTACTACCCACGCGACCATATTGATTATGCACGTCAGGTCAATATTTCTGAACTAGAAGCAGGCGAAACAGTCACATTGGTTGGCAAAATAAAAAGTTGCAACTGCTTCACAACTCAGAAGAATAATAAACTAACTATTCTAGAGTTAGTAATTACAGACCAAAGCGGTAGAATTAAGCTGAGTCGGTTTTTTGCAGGCAACCGTTATAGTAATCGTGGTTGGCAAGAAGCTTTAAAAAGACGCTATGAATCAGGTTCGATAGTTGCTGCATCTGGCTTAGTTAAAAAGAATAAGTATGGTTTAACTTTAGATAATCCTGAAATAGAAGTTTTAGCACATCCAGAAGATACTATTGATTCATTAAATATTGGTCGAGTAGTGCCAGTTTATCCATTGACTGAGGGCGTACCTGCTGATATGGTTCGGCAAGCTGTGACTGCGGTTTTACCAGCCGTAGCACAACTCAAAGACCCCTTACCATCGGTGATTCGTAACCAATATGGGTTAATTGATTTAAAAGATGCGATCGCAAATATTCATTTTCCTAGTGATAGTGCTGCTAAAGAAGCAGCCCGTCGTCGCTTAGTTTTTGACGAGTTTTTCTACTTACAATTAGGTTTCCTACAGCGTCGTCAGGCTTTACGCCAAGTCCAAAACAGTGCCATTCTGCTTCCTGCTGGCAAACTTATTGAAGAGTTTGAACAAATTCTTCCTTTCCAACTAACCAACGCTCAACAACGGGTAATTAACGATATCCTTAATGACTTGCAAAAACCAACACCGATGAATCGCTTAGTTCAGGGTGATGTTGGTTCTGGTAAAACAGTAGTTGCAGTAATTGCTATTTTAGCAGCGATTCAATCTGGCTACCAAGGAGCTTTGATGGCTCCCACTGAAGTACTTGCAGAACAACATTATCGCAAATTAGTAAGTTGGTTTAATCTCCTACATTTGCCCGTAGAACTGTTAACAGGATCTACTAAAACAGCTAAACGCCGCAAAATTCATGCCCAACTAGAAACAGGTGAATTACCCCTACTGGTAGGTACTCACGCTTTAATTCAAGACCCAGTAAACTTTCACAAACTCGGTTTAGTAGTAATTGATGAACAGCATCGTTTTGGAGTGCATCAACGGGCGCGCTTACTTTCTAAAGGTGAGCAACCTCATGTATTAACCATGACTGCGACACCAATTCCACGCACTCTAGCACTAACTTTACATGGAGATTTAGATGTTAGTCAGATTGATGAATTACCACCAGGAAGACAAGCAATTCATACAACTGCGCTAACAGGTAAAGAACGCAACAATGCTTATGATTTGATTCGCCGTGAAATAGCGCAAGGACGACAAGTTTATGTTGTTTTACCGTTAATTGAAGAATCAGAAAAGCTAGATTTAAGATCAGCAGTTGATGAACATCAACATCTCTCAGAAAGTATCTTTCCTGAATTTCAAGTAGGGCTTTTGCATGGTCGCATGAGTTCTGCTGAAAAAGATGAAGTAATTAATGCTTTCCGTGACAACAAAATTCAAATAATAGTTTCTACTACTGTTATTGAAGTTGGTGTAGACGTACCCAATGCAACAGTAATGATGATTGAAAATGCGGAACGTTTTGGTTTATCTCAATTGCACCAGTTACGAGGGCGCGTTGGTCGTGGTTCTCACCGTTCATACTGTTTATTAATGAGTAGCAGTACAACCCCAGATGCACGTCAACGTTTGAATGTTTTAGAACAATCGCAAGACGGCTTTTTTATTGCTGAAATGGATATGCGGTTGCGTGGCCCTGGTGAAGTTTTGGGTACTCGTCAATCTGGGTTAGCAGATTTTGCTTTAGCTAGTTTGGTGGAAGATCAAGAAGTATTAGAAATAGCAAGAGATGCAGCAGAAAAAATTATTCTGAGGGATGGAAATTTAGAAAAATTGCCCTTGTTGCAAACTGAGTTAGAGTATCGTTATCAAAAATTAATGGGTGGAGCAATTTTGACCTAATGAACAGTTAACAAGATATATAAACAGTTTAAAAATTATAGGTTGAAATAATTGACCTTGAGTAATTATCTGCGTTTAGCTGTGGTTTAAAATCTCTTTAATTTATTTTTAGAGACTTTTTCAGTGCGATCGCTAATCTTAAATTTGACTTGCCTACAAAAATGTGGTTGCACACTACCAGATTAGAGATGGAAAATTCAACAGTATAAACTCTGCTCTGGTTTGTAACGATCCCCGCAGGTTTACTCTTGACTAATCAACCATTATGTTTGGTATTGCATATATCGCCTAGCTATAGAATAATGCAGTTGGTCTACTCTCAGGTCAAACCCAAATATTCGTGCAATCTCAACTTCTTAAAATTACAGATTCAACAGAATCCTTAGATCCACCCTTTACTCTTCAGCAAGTCAAAGCGGCAATTCCCGCATATTGCTTTGAACCATCCACTTGGAAATCGCTATCATACTTTTTTCTGGATGTCTCAATTATTGGTATCCTGTATGCTATCGCCAACTACCTAGACTCTTGGTTCTTCTGGCCAATTTTTTGGTTAATGCAAGGAACCATGTTTTGGGCATTATTTGTAGTTGGACACGACTGCGGTCATGGTTCATTTTCTAAAAAGAAATGGGTTAATAATTTAATCGGGCATTTGTCCCATACACCCATACTTGTTCCTTTTCACGGTTGGCGCATTAGCCACAGAACCCACCACAACAATACAGGCAATATTGATACCGACGAAAGCTGGTATCCCGTTACAGAAACCAAGTATAACCAAATGGTTTGGTGGGAAAAGTTACTCCGCTTCGGTATAACCTTGCTATTTGCTTATCCTCTTTATCTGTTTAAACGTTCTCCTGGAAGAGAAGCTGCATCTCACTTTAACCCCAGTAGCCCTTTGTTCCGCCCCTCAGAAAAATGGGATGTCATCACCAGTACTATCTGGTGGACTGCAATGGTAGTTTTACTAGGGTTTCTCACTTACCAATGGGGCTGGATGTGGTTATTGAAGAACTACCTAGTACCCTACATGATTTTTGTAGTCTGGTTAGACTTCGTAACATTCTTACATCACACTGATCCAGAAATTCCTTGGTATCGTGGGAAAGACTGGTATTTCCTTAAAGGTGCCTTATCCACAATTGATCACGATTATGGGTTTATTAATAATATCCACCATAATATCGGCACCCATGTGGCTCATCACATTTTCCTAAATATGCCTCACTATCATCTAAAGACAGCAACAGAGGCAATCAAACCAATTTTAGGAGATTACTACCGCAAATCGGATAAGTCAATCTTCCAAGCCTTTTGGCATTCCTTCAAAACTTGCCATTTCGTAGCAGATACAGGTAGTAAAATTTACTATCAATCACAAACAAAACTGTAAGTAATACTATCTCGACATATCCTAACGTTTAACTTCTGTTATTACTTGCTAATTAGCCATCCTCTGGTTTCAACCCCAGGATGGCTTTTTACTTAAATGTTTACTACACAAGGGCTGCAAACTGAGCAACGATCAAATTGTAAACTTATGTTAAGCAGTCTTTACTTTAATTACCCATGTCTCGCCGAATCTTTATTCGCACCCTGTTAGCTTGCTGTCTTGCCTTAGTTACCTGGTTTAACTTTGCCCCAAATGCTGCCGCGCTAGGTGGGAAACTACCTACCATCAACAAACCTGCACCAGAATTTACCCTACCGACTAATACTGGCAATGGCAAAGTTTTTCTTGCTGATTATCGGGGTAAGTGGGTTGTACTTTACTTTTATCCCAAGGATTTTACATCTGGGTGTACTATCGAAGCTCGAAAATTTCAGCAAGACTTACCTAAATACATCAATAAAAATGCTCAAGTTATTGGTGTTAGTGCTGATTCAGTAGATTCTCATGCAAAATTCTGTGATTCTGAAGGTTTAAAATTTCCCTTGTTAGCTGATAGCGATGGAAAAGTTAGCAAAGCTTATGGTTCGTGGATTGGCTTTGTTTCCATGCGTCATACTTTTATCATTGATCCCAATGGTGTTTTGCGGGAAACTTATACTGGAGTTAACCCAGTGATTCACAGTAATGAAGTTTTAGCGCGTCTAGACGAATTGAAAGCAACTGCATCATAATCCAAGTTTCTTAAGTAATAAATAATATCAAAATTGAGATTTTTTGTTACTTACAAAACAACTGGTGGACATTATATGCCCACCAGTAAAAAAGCTTTATCCTGAAGTTTTAAAAATTATATTCCCTTAAAACGCGGCAAATCAAAAGTTGCATTAACGTCTGTAAGTTGAAGTAACTTCAGGTTCACGGTAGCGAACAGGTTGTTCCTTTTTCTTCGCCAAACCTGCCAAGCCTGCCAAACCTAGTAAACCTAGCCAGCCCCAATCAAAGTCGCGATCGCCAGTGCTTTCAGTTTGAGTAGTAGAATCTTGAGTAGTGGTACCATAATTGCCACTGCCAGAAGTAGTACCTTCAGTTTGAGCAGATGCAGGGTGATTTAAAGGTAAC includes the following:
- the recG gene encoding ATP-dependent DNA helicase RecG yields the protein MTQSPDWVRLQKALSVEAEYGFTDLVGKQYRFSEFLCLSFGQTPTVITALERRRWQEMASQFARYPQLTLLERQHLVAEARQFIEQIEQGTAGAGMQGRRGAGEKIYNEQLKTQVKQPPTTPIVKTNLEANSGYYPSLDQPLTKVAEIGVRKGGYLTKLNLYTVRDLLFYYPRDHIDYARQVNISELEAGETVTLVGKIKSCNCFTTQKNNKLTILELVITDQSGRIKLSRFFAGNRYSNRGWQEALKRRYESGSIVAASGLVKKNKYGLTLDNPEIEVLAHPEDTIDSLNIGRVVPVYPLTEGVPADMVRQAVTAVLPAVAQLKDPLPSVIRNQYGLIDLKDAIANIHFPSDSAAKEAARRRLVFDEFFYLQLGFLQRRQALRQVQNSAILLPAGKLIEEFEQILPFQLTNAQQRVINDILNDLQKPTPMNRLVQGDVGSGKTVVAVIAILAAIQSGYQGALMAPTEVLAEQHYRKLVSWFNLLHLPVELLTGSTKTAKRRKIHAQLETGELPLLVGTHALIQDPVNFHKLGLVVIDEQHRFGVHQRARLLSKGEQPHVLTMTATPIPRTLALTLHGDLDVSQIDELPPGRQAIHTTALTGKERNNAYDLIRREIAQGRQVYVVLPLIEESEKLDLRSAVDEHQHLSESIFPEFQVGLLHGRMSSAEKDEVINAFRDNKIQIIVSTTVIEVGVDVPNATVMMIENAERFGLSQLHQLRGRVGRGSHRSYCLLMSSSTTPDARQRLNVLEQSQDGFFIAEMDMRLRGPGEVLGTRQSGLADFALASLVEDQEVLEIARDAAEKIILRDGNLEKLPLLQTELEYRYQKLMGGAILT
- a CDS encoding DUF3474 domain-containing protein, whose protein sequence is MQSQLLKITDSTESLDPPFTLQQVKAAIPAYCFEPSTWKSLSYFFLDVSIIGILYAIANYLDSWFFWPIFWLMQGTMFWALFVVGHDCGHGSFSKKKWVNNLIGHLSHTPILVPFHGWRISHRTHHNNTGNIDTDESWYPVTETKYNQMVWWEKLLRFGITLLFAYPLYLFKRSPGREAASHFNPSSPLFRPSEKWDVITSTIWWTAMVVLLGFLTYQWGWMWLLKNYLVPYMIFVVWLDFVTFLHHTDPEIPWYRGKDWYFLKGALSTIDHDYGFINNIHHNIGTHVAHHIFLNMPHYHLKTATEAIKPILGDYYRKSDKSIFQAFWHSFKTCHFVADTGSKIYYQSQTKL
- a CDS encoding peroxiredoxin, translating into MSRRIFIRTLLACCLALVTWFNFAPNAAALGGKLPTINKPAPEFTLPTNTGNGKVFLADYRGKWVVLYFYPKDFTSGCTIEARKFQQDLPKYINKNAQVIGVSADSVDSHAKFCDSEGLKFPLLADSDGKVSKAYGSWIGFVSMRHTFIIDPNGVLRETYTGVNPVIHSNEVLARLDELKATAS
- a CDS encoding WGxxGxxG family protein is translated as MKFSNVSKVIAASVIAASVSMLPLNHPASAQTEGTTSGSGNYGTTTQDSTTQTESTGDRDFDWGWLGLLGLAGLAGLAKKKEQPVRYREPEVTSTYRR